The proteins below are encoded in one region of Numenius arquata chromosome W, bNumArq3.hap1.1, whole genome shotgun sequence:
- the LOC141476600 gene encoding LOW QUALITY PROTEIN: sperm microtubule inner protein 6-like (The sequence of the model RefSeq protein was modified relative to this genomic sequence to represent the inferred CDS: substituted 2 bases at 2 genomic stop codons) has protein sequence MLVGCCTVFLFAQKLKIPISVYTDSYCLLCSVKKTIQEQAPLQLWEENKFVMQGLTMPPVQNLASQGKPEXLIKAAMQDHYRNAINPTGWPDPKVQLKPQAKYNTVFVHKDKCITWRMGPYNSTAWNKHSYFPLLPKEMRMETFLYSIPMPYHPKTACLNQSEREVADGVLHRLSELSPLSLQPVYTMMGRGPFQGYYSPCSEHHYCLXGMDYIDGAPAIRRHLHTLAEKAVRSILCCSYSPRAIICASTHYQKLSSLYTGPRCRQCAHLIHQ, from the exons ATGCTAGTGGGCTGCTGCACTGTGTTCCTCTTTGCCCAAAAACTCAAGATCCCCATCAGTGTTTACACTGACTCCTACTGCCTGCTATGCTCTGTCAAAAAGACCATTCAAGAGCAGGCTCCACTGCagctttgggaagaaaacaagttTGTAATGCAG GGATTAACGATGCCCCCGGTGCAAAATCTGGCAAGCCAAGGTAAACCCGAGTAGCTGATTAAGGCAGCGATGCAGGACCACTACAGGAATGCCATCAATCCCACTGGCTGGCCAGATCCAAAGGTACAGCTGAA gcctcagg CGAAGTACAACACAGTTTTTGTCCACAAGGACAAATGCATCACCTGGAGAATGGGTCCCTACAACAGCACAGCCTGGAATAAGCACTCCTACTTCCCTCTGCTGCCCAAG GAGATGAGGATGGAGACCTTCCTGTACAGCATACCCATGCCATACCACCCAAAAACTGCCTGCCTCAATCAGTCTG AGAGGGAGGTGGCTGATGGCGTGCTGCACAGGCTGTCAGAGCTCTCACCACTGTCCCTACAGCCTGTGTACACCATGATGGGGAGGGGACCCTTCCAGGGCTACTATAGCCCCTGCTCTGAGCACCACTACTGCCTGTAAGGGATGGACTACATTGATGGGGCCCCCGCCATCAGAAGACATCTCCACACACTAGCAGAGAAGGCTGT CAGGAGTATCCTGTGCTGCAGTTACAGCCCCAGAGCAATAATCTGTGCATCTACACATTACCAGAAGCTATCCTCCCTATACACAGGCCCTAGGTGCAGACAG tgcgcccacctcattcatcaatag